The Bos mutus isolate GX-2022 chromosome 7, NWIPB_WYAK_1.1, whole genome shotgun sequence genome window below encodes:
- the SSBP4 gene encoding single-stranded DNA-binding protein 4 isoform X6 — MYAKGGKGSAVPSDSQAREKLALYVYEYLLHVGAQKSAQTFLSEIRWEKNITLGEPPGFLHSWWCVFWDLYCAAPDRREACEHSSEAKAFQDYSAAAAPSPVMGSMAPSDAMASGPMAPGFFQGPPGSQPYPHNPNAPMMGPHVQPFMSPRFPGGPRPTLRMPSQPPVGLPGSQPLLPGTMEPSPRAQGHSSMGPMQRVTPPRGMTSVGPQVRAGPGDWGASGAAPAKPALTAPLPSQSYGGGGMRPPPNSLAGPGLPTMNMGPGVRGPWASPSGNSIPYSSSSPGSYSGPPGGGGPPGTPIMPSPGDSTNSSENMYTIMNPIGPGAGRANFPLGPGPEGPMAAMSAMEPHHVNGSLGSGDLDGLPKSSPGAVAGLSNTPGTPRDDGEMAAAGTFLHPFPSESYSPGMTMSV; from the exons GCTGGCGTTGTACGTGTATGAGTACCTGCTACATGTCGGTGCCCAGAAGTCAGCCCAGACCTTCCTGTCTGAG ATCCGATGGGAGAAGAACATTACGCTGGGGGAGCCCCCGGGCTTCCTGCATTCCTGGTGGTG CGTGTTCTGGGACTTGTACTGTGCAGCGCCCGACCGCAGAGAGGCGTGTGAGCACTCGAGCGAAGCCAAGGCTTTCCAGGACTAC AGTGCTGCAGCGGCCCCAAGCCCGGTGATGGGGAGCATGGCCCCCAGTGATGCAATGGCATCAGGCCCCATGGCACCCGGCTTCTTCCAG GGCCCCCCCGGCTCCCAGCCTTACCCCCACAATCCCAACGCCCCCATGATGGGGCCTCATGTTCAG CCCTTCATGTCACCGCGGTTCCCAGGGGGCCCCCGGCCCACCCTGCGGATGCCGAGTCAG CCTCCCGTGGGCCTCCCCggctcccagcccctcctccctggcaCCATGGAGCCCTCCCCGCGAGCTCAGG ggCACTCGAGCATGGGCCCCATGCAGAGGGTGACGCCTCCCCGGGGCATGACCAGCGTTGGGCCCCAGGTAAGGGCTGGCCCAGGTGACTGGGGAGCTTCAGGGGCTGCCCCCGCTAAGCCTGCACTCACGGCCCCTTTGCCTTCGCAGAGCTACGGAGGAGGTGGCATGCGGCCCCCACCCAACTCTCTTGCTGGCCCTGGGTTGCCCACCATGAACAT GGGCCCCGGAGTGCGCGGCCCATGGGCCAGCCCCAGTGGCAACTCG ATCCCctactcctcctcctcccccggcAGCTACTCG GGACCCCCAGGAGGAGGCGGGCCCCCTGGAACCCCCATCATGCCTAGCCCTGGAG ACTCCACCAACTCTAGCGAGAACATGTACACCATCATGAACCCCATCGGGCCGGGCGCCGGCAGGGCTAAT TTCCCGCTTGGCCCTGGTCCGGAGGGCCCCATGGCCGCCATGAGCGCGATGGAGCCTCACCACGTAAACGGATCCCTGG GCTCGGGCGATCTGGACGGGTTGCCGAAG AGCTCCCCCGGCGCCGTGGCCGGCCTGAGCAACACCCCGGGCACCCCGCGGGACGACGGCGAGATGGCGGCCGCCGGGACCTTCCTGCACCCGTTCCCGAGCGAAAGC TACTCCCCCGGGATGACCATGAGCGTGTGA
- the SSBP4 gene encoding single-stranded DNA-binding protein 4 isoform X1 has translation MPTACTPTPAEVLLRLNIHSGHRLRGGASESAPVKSPSTATDNRLALYVYEYLLHVGAQKSAQTFLSEIRWEKNITLGEPPGFLHSWWCVFWDLYCAAPDRREACEHSSEAKAFQDYSAAAAPSPVMGSMAPSDAMASGPMAPGFFQGPPGSQPYPHNPNAPMMGPHVQPFMSPRFPGGPRPTLRMPSQPPVGLPGSQPLLPGTMEPSPRAQGHSSMGPMQRVTPPRGMTSVGPQVRAGPGDWGASGAAPAKPALTAPLPSQSYGGGGMRPPPNSLAGPGLPTMNMGPGVRGPWASPSGNSIPYSSSSPGSYSGPPGGGGPPGTPIMPSPGDSTNSSENMYTIMNPIGPGAGRANFPLGPGPEGPMAAMSAMEPHHVNGSLGSGDLDGLPKSSPGAVAGLSNTPGTPRDDGEMAAAGTFLHPFPSESYSPGMTMSV, from the exons GCTGGCGTTGTACGTGTATGAGTACCTGCTACATGTCGGTGCCCAGAAGTCAGCCCAGACCTTCCTGTCTGAG ATCCGATGGGAGAAGAACATTACGCTGGGGGAGCCCCCGGGCTTCCTGCATTCCTGGTGGTG CGTGTTCTGGGACTTGTACTGTGCAGCGCCCGACCGCAGAGAGGCGTGTGAGCACTCGAGCGAAGCCAAGGCTTTCCAGGACTAC AGTGCTGCAGCGGCCCCAAGCCCGGTGATGGGGAGCATGGCCCCCAGTGATGCAATGGCATCAGGCCCCATGGCACCCGGCTTCTTCCAG GGCCCCCCCGGCTCCCAGCCTTACCCCCACAATCCCAACGCCCCCATGATGGGGCCTCATGTTCAG CCCTTCATGTCACCGCGGTTCCCAGGGGGCCCCCGGCCCACCCTGCGGATGCCGAGTCAG CCTCCCGTGGGCCTCCCCggctcccagcccctcctccctggcaCCATGGAGCCCTCCCCGCGAGCTCAGG ggCACTCGAGCATGGGCCCCATGCAGAGGGTGACGCCTCCCCGGGGCATGACCAGCGTTGGGCCCCAGGTAAGGGCTGGCCCAGGTGACTGGGGAGCTTCAGGGGCTGCCCCCGCTAAGCCTGCACTCACGGCCCCTTTGCCTTCGCAGAGCTACGGAGGAGGTGGCATGCGGCCCCCACCCAACTCTCTTGCTGGCCCTGGGTTGCCCACCATGAACAT GGGCCCCGGAGTGCGCGGCCCATGGGCCAGCCCCAGTGGCAACTCG ATCCCctactcctcctcctcccccggcAGCTACTCG GGACCCCCAGGAGGAGGCGGGCCCCCTGGAACCCCCATCATGCCTAGCCCTGGAG ACTCCACCAACTCTAGCGAGAACATGTACACCATCATGAACCCCATCGGGCCGGGCGCCGGCAGGGCTAAT TTCCCGCTTGGCCCTGGTCCGGAGGGCCCCATGGCCGCCATGAGCGCGATGGAGCCTCACCACGTAAACGGATCCCTGG GCTCGGGCGATCTGGACGGGTTGCCGAAG AGCTCCCCCGGCGCCGTGGCCGGCCTGAGCAACACCCCGGGCACCCCGCGGGACGACGGCGAGATGGCGGCCGCCGGGACCTTCCTGCACCCGTTCCCGAGCGAAAGC TACTCCCCCGGGATGACCATGAGCGTGTGA
- the SSBP4 gene encoding single-stranded DNA-binding protein 4 isoform X3, with product MYAKGGKGSAVPSDSQAREKLALYVYEYLLHVGAQKSAQTFLSEIRWEKNITLGEPPGFLHSWWCVFWDLYCAAPDRREACEHSSEAKAFQDYSAAAAPSPVMGSMAPSDAMASGPMAPGFFQPFMSPRFPGGPRPTLRMPSQPPVGLPGSQPLLPGTMEPSPRAQGHSSMGPMQRVTPPRGMTSVGPQVRAGPGDWGASGAAPAKPALTAPLPSQSYGGGGMRPPPNSLAGPGLPTMNMGPGVRGPWASPSGNSIPYSSSSPGSYSGPPGGGGPPGTPIMPSPGDSTNSSENMYTIMNPIGPGAGRANFPLGPGPEGPMAAMSAMEPHHVNGSLGSGDLDGLPKSSPGAVAGLSNTPGTPRDDGEMAAAGTFLHPFPSESVSDCVDSPPAAASGRRGLAGRPRRGGRGARARP from the exons GCTGGCGTTGTACGTGTATGAGTACCTGCTACATGTCGGTGCCCAGAAGTCAGCCCAGACCTTCCTGTCTGAG ATCCGATGGGAGAAGAACATTACGCTGGGGGAGCCCCCGGGCTTCCTGCATTCCTGGTGGTG CGTGTTCTGGGACTTGTACTGTGCAGCGCCCGACCGCAGAGAGGCGTGTGAGCACTCGAGCGAAGCCAAGGCTTTCCAGGACTAC AGTGCTGCAGCGGCCCCAAGCCCGGTGATGGGGAGCATGGCCCCCAGTGATGCAATGGCATCAGGCCCCATGGCACCCGGCTTCTTCCAG CCCTTCATGTCACCGCGGTTCCCAGGGGGCCCCCGGCCCACCCTGCGGATGCCGAGTCAG CCTCCCGTGGGCCTCCCCggctcccagcccctcctccctggcaCCATGGAGCCCTCCCCGCGAGCTCAGG ggCACTCGAGCATGGGCCCCATGCAGAGGGTGACGCCTCCCCGGGGCATGACCAGCGTTGGGCCCCAGGTAAGGGCTGGCCCAGGTGACTGGGGAGCTTCAGGGGCTGCCCCCGCTAAGCCTGCACTCACGGCCCCTTTGCCTTCGCAGAGCTACGGAGGAGGTGGCATGCGGCCCCCACCCAACTCTCTTGCTGGCCCTGGGTTGCCCACCATGAACAT GGGCCCCGGAGTGCGCGGCCCATGGGCCAGCCCCAGTGGCAACTCG ATCCCctactcctcctcctcccccggcAGCTACTCG GGACCCCCAGGAGGAGGCGGGCCCCCTGGAACCCCCATCATGCCTAGCCCTGGAG ACTCCACCAACTCTAGCGAGAACATGTACACCATCATGAACCCCATCGGGCCGGGCGCCGGCAGGGCTAAT TTCCCGCTTGGCCCTGGTCCGGAGGGCCCCATGGCCGCCATGAGCGCGATGGAGCCTCACCACGTAAACGGATCCCTGG GCTCGGGCGATCTGGACGGGTTGCCGAAG AGCTCCCCCGGCGCCGTGGCCGGCCTGAGCAACACCCCGGGCACCCCGCGGGACGACGGCGAGATGGCGGCCGCCGGGACCTTCCTGCACCCGTTCCCGAGCGAAAGCGTAAGCGACTGCGTCGACTCCCCCCCCGCGGCGGCGTCGGGCcggaggggcctggcgggcagACCCCGGCGGGGCGGCCGGGGGGCCAGAGCAAGACCGTGA
- the SSBP4 gene encoding single-stranded DNA-binding protein 4 isoform X5 encodes MPLPFLLPALPSRGDGVGWASHSLCLCLQGWRCTCMSTCYMSVPRSQPRPSCLRSDGRRTLRWGSPRASCIPGGAPDRREACEHSSEAKAFQDYSAAAAPSPVMGSMAPSDAMASGPMAPGFFQGPPGSQPYPHNPNAPMMGPHVQPFMSPRFPGGPRPTLRMPSQPPVGLPGSQPLLPGTMEPSPRAQGHSSMGPMQRVTPPRGMTSVGPQVRAGPGDWGASGAAPAKPALTAPLPSQSYGGGGMRPPPNSLAGPGLPTMNMGPGVRGPWASPSGNSIPYSSSSPGSYSGPPGGGGPPGTPIMPSPGDSTNSSENMYTIMNPIGPGAGRANFPLGPGPEGPMAAMSAMEPHHVNGSLGSGDLDGLPKSSPGAVAGLSNTPGTPRDDGEMAAAGTFLHPFPSESYSPGMTMSV; translated from the exons GCTGGCGTTGTACGTGTATGAGTACCTGCTACATGTCGGTGCCCAGAAGTCAGCCCAGACCTTCCTGTCTGAG ATCCGATGGGAGAAGAACATTACGCTGGGGGAGCCCCCGGGCTTCCTGCATTCCTGGTGGTG CGCCCGACCGCAGAGAGGCGTGTGAGCACTCGAGCGAAGCCAAGGCTTTCCAGGACTAC AGTGCTGCAGCGGCCCCAAGCCCGGTGATGGGGAGCATGGCCCCCAGTGATGCAATGGCATCAGGCCCCATGGCACCCGGCTTCTTCCAG GGCCCCCCCGGCTCCCAGCCTTACCCCCACAATCCCAACGCCCCCATGATGGGGCCTCATGTTCAG CCCTTCATGTCACCGCGGTTCCCAGGGGGCCCCCGGCCCACCCTGCGGATGCCGAGTCAG CCTCCCGTGGGCCTCCCCggctcccagcccctcctccctggcaCCATGGAGCCCTCCCCGCGAGCTCAGG ggCACTCGAGCATGGGCCCCATGCAGAGGGTGACGCCTCCCCGGGGCATGACCAGCGTTGGGCCCCAGGTAAGGGCTGGCCCAGGTGACTGGGGAGCTTCAGGGGCTGCCCCCGCTAAGCCTGCACTCACGGCCCCTTTGCCTTCGCAGAGCTACGGAGGAGGTGGCATGCGGCCCCCACCCAACTCTCTTGCTGGCCCTGGGTTGCCCACCATGAACAT GGGCCCCGGAGTGCGCGGCCCATGGGCCAGCCCCAGTGGCAACTCG ATCCCctactcctcctcctcccccggcAGCTACTCG GGACCCCCAGGAGGAGGCGGGCCCCCTGGAACCCCCATCATGCCTAGCCCTGGAG ACTCCACCAACTCTAGCGAGAACATGTACACCATCATGAACCCCATCGGGCCGGGCGCCGGCAGGGCTAAT TTCCCGCTTGGCCCTGGTCCGGAGGGCCCCATGGCCGCCATGAGCGCGATGGAGCCTCACCACGTAAACGGATCCCTGG GCTCGGGCGATCTGGACGGGTTGCCGAAG AGCTCCCCCGGCGCCGTGGCCGGCCTGAGCAACACCCCGGGCACCCCGCGGGACGACGGCGAGATGGCGGCCGCCGGGACCTTCCTGCACCCGTTCCCGAGCGAAAGC TACTCCCCCGGGATGACCATGAGCGTGTGA
- the SSBP4 gene encoding single-stranded DNA-binding protein 4 isoform X9, which produces MYAKGGKGSAVPSDSQAREKLALYVYEYLLHVGAQKSAQTFLSEIRWEKNITLGEPPGFLHSWWCVFWDLYCAAPDRREACEHSSEAKAFQDYSAAAAPSPVMGSMAPSDAMASGPMAPGFFQGPPGSQPYPHNPNAPMMGPHVQPFMSPRFPGGPRPTLRMPSQPPVGLPGSQPLLPGTMEPSPRAQGHSSMGPMQRVTPPRGMTSVGPQSYGGGGMRPPPNSLAGPGLPTMNMGPGVRGPWASPSGNSIPYSSSSPGSYSGPPGGGGPPGTPIMPSPGDSTNSSENMYTIMNPIGPGAGRANFPLGPGPEGPMAAMSAMEPHHVNGSLGSGDLDGLPKSSPGAVAGLSNTPGTPRDDGEMAAAGTFLHPFPSESYSPGMTMSV; this is translated from the exons GCTGGCGTTGTACGTGTATGAGTACCTGCTACATGTCGGTGCCCAGAAGTCAGCCCAGACCTTCCTGTCTGAG ATCCGATGGGAGAAGAACATTACGCTGGGGGAGCCCCCGGGCTTCCTGCATTCCTGGTGGTG CGTGTTCTGGGACTTGTACTGTGCAGCGCCCGACCGCAGAGAGGCGTGTGAGCACTCGAGCGAAGCCAAGGCTTTCCAGGACTAC AGTGCTGCAGCGGCCCCAAGCCCGGTGATGGGGAGCATGGCCCCCAGTGATGCAATGGCATCAGGCCCCATGGCACCCGGCTTCTTCCAG GGCCCCCCCGGCTCCCAGCCTTACCCCCACAATCCCAACGCCCCCATGATGGGGCCTCATGTTCAG CCCTTCATGTCACCGCGGTTCCCAGGGGGCCCCCGGCCCACCCTGCGGATGCCGAGTCAG CCTCCCGTGGGCCTCCCCggctcccagcccctcctccctggcaCCATGGAGCCCTCCCCGCGAGCTCAGG ggCACTCGAGCATGGGCCCCATGCAGAGGGTGACGCCTCCCCGGGGCATGACCAGCGTTGGGCCCCAG AGCTACGGAGGAGGTGGCATGCGGCCCCCACCCAACTCTCTTGCTGGCCCTGGGTTGCCCACCATGAACAT GGGCCCCGGAGTGCGCGGCCCATGGGCCAGCCCCAGTGGCAACTCG ATCCCctactcctcctcctcccccggcAGCTACTCG GGACCCCCAGGAGGAGGCGGGCCCCCTGGAACCCCCATCATGCCTAGCCCTGGAG ACTCCACCAACTCTAGCGAGAACATGTACACCATCATGAACCCCATCGGGCCGGGCGCCGGCAGGGCTAAT TTCCCGCTTGGCCCTGGTCCGGAGGGCCCCATGGCCGCCATGAGCGCGATGGAGCCTCACCACGTAAACGGATCCCTGG GCTCGGGCGATCTGGACGGGTTGCCGAAG AGCTCCCCCGGCGCCGTGGCCGGCCTGAGCAACACCCCGGGCACCCCGCGGGACGACGGCGAGATGGCGGCCGCCGGGACCTTCCTGCACCCGTTCCCGAGCGAAAGC TACTCCCCCGGGATGACCATGAGCGTGTGA
- the SSBP4 gene encoding single-stranded DNA-binding protein 4 isoform X2: MPTACTPTPAEVLLRLNIHSGHRLRGGASESAPVKSPSTATDNRLALYVYEYLLHVGAQKSAQTFLSEIRWEKNITLGEPPGFLHSWWCVFWDLYCAAPDRREACEHSSEAKAFQDYSAAAAPSPVMGSMAPSDAMASGPMAPGFFQGPPGSQPYPHNPNAPMMGPHVQPFMSPRFPGGPRPTLRMPSQPPVGLPGSQPLLPGTMEPSPRAQGHSSMGPMQRVTPPRGMTSVGPQSYGGGGMRPPPNSLAGPGLPTMNMGPGVRGPWASPSGNSIPYSSSSPGSYSGPPGGGGPPGTPIMPSPGDSTNSSENMYTIMNPIGPGAGRANFPLGPGPEGPMAAMSAMEPHHVNGSLGSGDLDGLPKSSPGAVAGLSNTPGTPRDDGEMAAAGTFLHPFPSESVSDCVDSPPAAASGRRGLAGRPRRGGRGARARP; this comes from the exons GCTGGCGTTGTACGTGTATGAGTACCTGCTACATGTCGGTGCCCAGAAGTCAGCCCAGACCTTCCTGTCTGAG ATCCGATGGGAGAAGAACATTACGCTGGGGGAGCCCCCGGGCTTCCTGCATTCCTGGTGGTG CGTGTTCTGGGACTTGTACTGTGCAGCGCCCGACCGCAGAGAGGCGTGTGAGCACTCGAGCGAAGCCAAGGCTTTCCAGGACTAC AGTGCTGCAGCGGCCCCAAGCCCGGTGATGGGGAGCATGGCCCCCAGTGATGCAATGGCATCAGGCCCCATGGCACCCGGCTTCTTCCAG GGCCCCCCCGGCTCCCAGCCTTACCCCCACAATCCCAACGCCCCCATGATGGGGCCTCATGTTCAG CCCTTCATGTCACCGCGGTTCCCAGGGGGCCCCCGGCCCACCCTGCGGATGCCGAGTCAG CCTCCCGTGGGCCTCCCCggctcccagcccctcctccctggcaCCATGGAGCCCTCCCCGCGAGCTCAGG ggCACTCGAGCATGGGCCCCATGCAGAGGGTGACGCCTCCCCGGGGCATGACCAGCGTTGGGCCCCAG AGCTACGGAGGAGGTGGCATGCGGCCCCCACCCAACTCTCTTGCTGGCCCTGGGTTGCCCACCATGAACAT GGGCCCCGGAGTGCGCGGCCCATGGGCCAGCCCCAGTGGCAACTCG ATCCCctactcctcctcctcccccggcAGCTACTCG GGACCCCCAGGAGGAGGCGGGCCCCCTGGAACCCCCATCATGCCTAGCCCTGGAG ACTCCACCAACTCTAGCGAGAACATGTACACCATCATGAACCCCATCGGGCCGGGCGCCGGCAGGGCTAAT TTCCCGCTTGGCCCTGGTCCGGAGGGCCCCATGGCCGCCATGAGCGCGATGGAGCCTCACCACGTAAACGGATCCCTGG GCTCGGGCGATCTGGACGGGTTGCCGAAG AGCTCCCCCGGCGCCGTGGCCGGCCTGAGCAACACCCCGGGCACCCCGCGGGACGACGGCGAGATGGCGGCCGCCGGGACCTTCCTGCACCCGTTCCCGAGCGAAAGCGTAAGCGACTGCGTCGACTCCCCCCCCGCGGCGGCGTCGGGCcggaggggcctggcgggcagACCCCGGCGGGGCGGCCGGGGGGCCAGAGCAAGACCGTGA
- the SSBP4 gene encoding single-stranded DNA-binding protein 4 isoform X7: protein MYAKGGKGSAVPSDSQAREKLALYVYEYLLHVGAQKSAQTFLSEIRWEKNITLGEPPGFLHSWWCVFWDLYCAAPDRREACEHSSEAKAFQDYSAAAAPSPVMGSMAPSDAMASGPMAPGFFQPFMSPRFPGGPRPTLRMPSQPPVGLPGSQPLLPGTMEPSPRAQGHSSMGPMQRVTPPRGMTSVGPQVRAGPGDWGASGAAPAKPALTAPLPSQSYGGGGMRPPPNSLAGPGLPTMNMGPGVRGPWASPSGNSIPYSSSSPGSYSGPPGGGGPPGTPIMPSPGDSTNSSENMYTIMNPIGPGAGRANFPLGPGPEGPMAAMSAMEPHHVNGSLGSGDLDGLPKSSPGAVAGLSNTPGTPRDDGEMAAAGTFLHPFPSESYSPGMTMSV, encoded by the exons GCTGGCGTTGTACGTGTATGAGTACCTGCTACATGTCGGTGCCCAGAAGTCAGCCCAGACCTTCCTGTCTGAG ATCCGATGGGAGAAGAACATTACGCTGGGGGAGCCCCCGGGCTTCCTGCATTCCTGGTGGTG CGTGTTCTGGGACTTGTACTGTGCAGCGCCCGACCGCAGAGAGGCGTGTGAGCACTCGAGCGAAGCCAAGGCTTTCCAGGACTAC AGTGCTGCAGCGGCCCCAAGCCCGGTGATGGGGAGCATGGCCCCCAGTGATGCAATGGCATCAGGCCCCATGGCACCCGGCTTCTTCCAG CCCTTCATGTCACCGCGGTTCCCAGGGGGCCCCCGGCCCACCCTGCGGATGCCGAGTCAG CCTCCCGTGGGCCTCCCCggctcccagcccctcctccctggcaCCATGGAGCCCTCCCCGCGAGCTCAGG ggCACTCGAGCATGGGCCCCATGCAGAGGGTGACGCCTCCCCGGGGCATGACCAGCGTTGGGCCCCAGGTAAGGGCTGGCCCAGGTGACTGGGGAGCTTCAGGGGCTGCCCCCGCTAAGCCTGCACTCACGGCCCCTTTGCCTTCGCAGAGCTACGGAGGAGGTGGCATGCGGCCCCCACCCAACTCTCTTGCTGGCCCTGGGTTGCCCACCATGAACAT GGGCCCCGGAGTGCGCGGCCCATGGGCCAGCCCCAGTGGCAACTCG ATCCCctactcctcctcctcccccggcAGCTACTCG GGACCCCCAGGAGGAGGCGGGCCCCCTGGAACCCCCATCATGCCTAGCCCTGGAG ACTCCACCAACTCTAGCGAGAACATGTACACCATCATGAACCCCATCGGGCCGGGCGCCGGCAGGGCTAAT TTCCCGCTTGGCCCTGGTCCGGAGGGCCCCATGGCCGCCATGAGCGCGATGGAGCCTCACCACGTAAACGGATCCCTGG GCTCGGGCGATCTGGACGGGTTGCCGAAG AGCTCCCCCGGCGCCGTGGCCGGCCTGAGCAACACCCCGGGCACCCCGCGGGACGACGGCGAGATGGCGGCCGCCGGGACCTTCCTGCACCCGTTCCCGAGCGAAAGC TACTCCCCCGGGATGACCATGAGCGTGTGA
- the SSBP4 gene encoding single-stranded DNA-binding protein 4 isoform X11, translating into MYAKGGKGSAVPSDSQAREKLALYVYEYLLHVGAQKSAQTFLSEIRWEKNITLGEPPGFLHSWWCVFWDLYCAAPDRREACEHSSEAKAFQDYSAAAAPSPVMGSMAPSDAMASGPMAPGFFQPFMSPRFPGGPRPTLRMPSQPPVGLPGSQPLLPGTMEPSPRAQGHSSMGPMQRVTPPRGMTSVGPQSYGGGGMRPPPNSLAGPGLPTMNMGPGVRGPWASPSGNSIPYSSSSPGSYSGPPGGGGPPGTPIMPSPGDSTNSSENMYTIMNPIGPGAGRANFPLGPGPEGPMAAMSAMEPHHVNGSLGSGDLDGLPKSSPGAVAGLSNTPGTPRDDGEMAAAGTFLHPFPSESYSPGMTMSV; encoded by the exons GCTGGCGTTGTACGTGTATGAGTACCTGCTACATGTCGGTGCCCAGAAGTCAGCCCAGACCTTCCTGTCTGAG ATCCGATGGGAGAAGAACATTACGCTGGGGGAGCCCCCGGGCTTCCTGCATTCCTGGTGGTG CGTGTTCTGGGACTTGTACTGTGCAGCGCCCGACCGCAGAGAGGCGTGTGAGCACTCGAGCGAAGCCAAGGCTTTCCAGGACTAC AGTGCTGCAGCGGCCCCAAGCCCGGTGATGGGGAGCATGGCCCCCAGTGATGCAATGGCATCAGGCCCCATGGCACCCGGCTTCTTCCAG CCCTTCATGTCACCGCGGTTCCCAGGGGGCCCCCGGCCCACCCTGCGGATGCCGAGTCAG CCTCCCGTGGGCCTCCCCggctcccagcccctcctccctggcaCCATGGAGCCCTCCCCGCGAGCTCAGG ggCACTCGAGCATGGGCCCCATGCAGAGGGTGACGCCTCCCCGGGGCATGACCAGCGTTGGGCCCCAG AGCTACGGAGGAGGTGGCATGCGGCCCCCACCCAACTCTCTTGCTGGCCCTGGGTTGCCCACCATGAACAT GGGCCCCGGAGTGCGCGGCCCATGGGCCAGCCCCAGTGGCAACTCG ATCCCctactcctcctcctcccccggcAGCTACTCG GGACCCCCAGGAGGAGGCGGGCCCCCTGGAACCCCCATCATGCCTAGCCCTGGAG ACTCCACCAACTCTAGCGAGAACATGTACACCATCATGAACCCCATCGGGCCGGGCGCCGGCAGGGCTAAT TTCCCGCTTGGCCCTGGTCCGGAGGGCCCCATGGCCGCCATGAGCGCGATGGAGCCTCACCACGTAAACGGATCCCTGG GCTCGGGCGATCTGGACGGGTTGCCGAAG AGCTCCCCCGGCGCCGTGGCCGGCCTGAGCAACACCCCGGGCACCCCGCGGGACGACGGCGAGATGGCGGCCGCCGGGACCTTCCTGCACCCGTTCCCGAGCGAAAGC TACTCCCCCGGGATGACCATGAGCGTGTGA
- the SSBP4 gene encoding single-stranded DNA-binding protein 4 isoform X8 yields the protein MYAKGGKGSAVPSDSQAREKLALYVYEYLLHVGAQKSAQTFLSEIRWEKNITLGEPPGFLHSWWCVFWDLYCAAPDRREACEHSSEAKAFQDYSAAAAPSPVMGSMAPSDAMASGPMAPGFFQPFMSPRFPGGPRPTLRMPSQPPVGLPGSQPLLPGTMEPSPRAQGHSSMGPMQRVTPPRGMTSVGPQSYGGGGMRPPPNSLAGPGLPTMNMGPGVRGPWASPSGNSIPYSSSSPGSYSGPPGGGGPPGTPIMPSPGDSTNSSENMYTIMNPIGPGAGRANFPLGPGPEGPMAAMSAMEPHHVNGSLGSGDLDGLPKSSPGAVAGLSNTPGTPRDDGEMAAAGTFLHPFPSESVSDCVDSPPAAASGRRGLAGRPRRGGRGARARP from the exons GCTGGCGTTGTACGTGTATGAGTACCTGCTACATGTCGGTGCCCAGAAGTCAGCCCAGACCTTCCTGTCTGAG ATCCGATGGGAGAAGAACATTACGCTGGGGGAGCCCCCGGGCTTCCTGCATTCCTGGTGGTG CGTGTTCTGGGACTTGTACTGTGCAGCGCCCGACCGCAGAGAGGCGTGTGAGCACTCGAGCGAAGCCAAGGCTTTCCAGGACTAC AGTGCTGCAGCGGCCCCAAGCCCGGTGATGGGGAGCATGGCCCCCAGTGATGCAATGGCATCAGGCCCCATGGCACCCGGCTTCTTCCAG CCCTTCATGTCACCGCGGTTCCCAGGGGGCCCCCGGCCCACCCTGCGGATGCCGAGTCAG CCTCCCGTGGGCCTCCCCggctcccagcccctcctccctggcaCCATGGAGCCCTCCCCGCGAGCTCAGG ggCACTCGAGCATGGGCCCCATGCAGAGGGTGACGCCTCCCCGGGGCATGACCAGCGTTGGGCCCCAG AGCTACGGAGGAGGTGGCATGCGGCCCCCACCCAACTCTCTTGCTGGCCCTGGGTTGCCCACCATGAACAT GGGCCCCGGAGTGCGCGGCCCATGGGCCAGCCCCAGTGGCAACTCG ATCCCctactcctcctcctcccccggcAGCTACTCG GGACCCCCAGGAGGAGGCGGGCCCCCTGGAACCCCCATCATGCCTAGCCCTGGAG ACTCCACCAACTCTAGCGAGAACATGTACACCATCATGAACCCCATCGGGCCGGGCGCCGGCAGGGCTAAT TTCCCGCTTGGCCCTGGTCCGGAGGGCCCCATGGCCGCCATGAGCGCGATGGAGCCTCACCACGTAAACGGATCCCTGG GCTCGGGCGATCTGGACGGGTTGCCGAAG AGCTCCCCCGGCGCCGTGGCCGGCCTGAGCAACACCCCGGGCACCCCGCGGGACGACGGCGAGATGGCGGCCGCCGGGACCTTCCTGCACCCGTTCCCGAGCGAAAGCGTAAGCGACTGCGTCGACTCCCCCCCCGCGGCGGCGTCGGGCcggaggggcctggcgggcagACCCCGGCGGGGCGGCCGGGGGGCCAGAGCAAGACCGTGA